In the genome of Dermatophagoides farinae isolate YC_2012a chromosome 4, ASM2471394v1, whole genome shotgun sequence, the window GCCAATGGTGGAAAATCTATCAAATTGACCAATggatcaaataatgatggaaatcgacatcaatcaatgaatggcagtagtgttggtggtggtaatcaAAATCCATTAATAATGACCATACGTGGTGATGATCGTccaattgatttaattgatgataatagtgatgatttatttaatGATTCCTATATGGATATTGATACTGATCCTGGAAATGGTGGTAATATTGGCGGTGGTCTTTATagtccaatgatgatgtcacaTATGAATTGTTCACAACCACGATCATTATTAGCGTCACATTGGGATGATGGAATTCTTATGGGTCCCGATAGTGGTTGTattggcggtggtggtggtaatataCCAACAtcacaacgacaacaattgaTGGCCAAATTAATACATCAggatttttttaataaatttgatgatctacttgataatgatgatctccaatgaatgaaaaatgcaaaaagaaaaatatttgtcaaaaacaaaacaaacaaatggaatATATCAAATGTTTCCATTctctcattatcatcaattaatcaaaatattgatcgacaaatgttttttttcccatgtgatatttgttgttgaacatccttttttttgtattaatactgatgaaagaaaaatatgagaatgtgtattgaaaaattcttatgtacaaaaaaaaaattctcttttttcaaatagaatccaaaaaagaatattcatttgaattttgctgtttttttgtgtttgtgtgtgtgtgtgtatgcttACAACATAacatgtttcattcattcaaaacattttgatcatGCGGTCATTGACATTCGGATattccatccatccatctattcatccatcatgatgatggtggtggtggcagtAGTCTCTTTTGCTAAGATtttgatgttaatgatgatgagagaaTGATGGCTaggaaattattattaggcTCACCCTATCTAAAATATACATTTTGATGTTTAATGTAGGAAAAACGGCTATATGGAGcctttgggtttttttttgtcctgTTTTTGGTCGGATCAGGCGcatttttaatatttgaaGAAATAAAGCAAAAGAGAAAGAGTGAGAGTTAGAGTTAGAGAGAGGCAAATAAATAATACGAACGAACAataaataggaaaaaaacctgattttatttcaatgataataataatattttagGAACTATACGAGGGAGTCATTTCGATACGAAATATAATGAATCTATCGgtatccaccaccaccataatcatcaacaaaaaaaaaaaaaaaacgaaaaagagATACACAGTAATCGACCTGTAACCGTCGCCATCATATACAAtaactaccaccaccacaactaCAACCAAGGCGACGACctcaaaatgaaagaataataacaaaacaaaacaaaataaaattttttttttcatcatcacaattacAAATTTTAACAATCATCTagtcttcattcattctttgatcatcattatgaacaGATCGTCATCATAGAATTAAGAATGCTGATATTATGTTTCAAAATCAGACGAAATTTGttcgaatgtttgttttttttttttttgaatgaaaacgtttcataataataaatggaaCCATATTCATgttctttgttgtttgtgtgtgtgtgtctatgaTCCAAACATTCGCGccttgtgtgtgtttttcgaAACGAGACCcgatttaaataatttttttttttttttggaaaatatGTGTCGATCAGTGCAATAGCTTGCGTGGCATGCCTATTATTTTATATAGCTTTATATAAATTTAAatcgattcatcattcattgtgctgtgtgtttgtttgttaatgtgtgtgtgtgtcattttATTACGACCTCTGTCGGTACAGAATTCTGTTTACGTAACATTGTGTGACATCAATCCAACAATATTGTATCAAATCTTCATTAcatatattaaaaaaaaataggctTCCAAACAATATTTGCGACCATACGtaataaacaataaatgtGTGAAGTGAACCCAACCTAAAGTTATGAACACACCCGCCATCGTGGCTAAACCCaagttggaaaaaatttacgaTAACGAATAGGAGGAGGAGTGTATAAAACCTGGTGGTgaggtgatggtggtggtagtagttgTGGTGGTAGTAGCTTGGCTTTATTGGTTATTGGTCGTTGGCTTTTcacatgagaaaaaaaactgaatgaatACATACACAGAGGGTAAGTaacttttttgttcaaatctTTTGCATCCCCATtcataatatatatacacacacacacattgtacACCCCCTCTACCAACAAGCTAGATTTTGTCCACAAAGAACAAATAAGTTAGCAAGCAAGCTATGACTGCTGACTTCTACTGTGTTTTGCTGCTACTTGCAGCTAGAtccctgaaaaaaaacaaaaatatagaacaaagaaagtaaaaaaaagaatgaataacatgctgattttgttttccttattgttgaaaatataaattgaaactttgatcaagaatttcattttttattgaattcgaATTTATGATTATATCATTTTACTCATCTAAATCTGTGATctctctttgtgtgtgtgccatCATTCCGaattatatatttgttgCCATATTTTATGTATATGATGTTCTAAGCAAGTGAAGATTCTCTCAACCACCAACAAGTCAGAATCCAAAATGTCTTCCAAATCTTTATCAATGCTTGATTCATCAGAAGAATCTAgttctcaacaacaacaacaacagcggcCAAAACGTTTAGCAGCTCAAAGAGCTAAAGTAGTATAAATCCAAAAATtaaccaaacaaaattagattagattgtcgattgatgaattatttaaattaatttttttatttttattcatgaaAACAGGTATATCTAAATGATAATCTTGATCATTGGAATGAGGAACGTGCATTACAAAAAGCATTGGAAGCAAGTCTAGTGGATGAAGCGGCAAGAATTAGTGTACAATTACAAAGGCAACGACAACGAAATCACGATCAATATACGGATACGGAAGAAGAAGATAACAGTAGTGGTGATCAAGACGAAGACGATTGTAGTAATAGTAGTGATTatacaacagcaacaggAACAACTCATTCGATCAGTAGTGATACCGAAATGGGTCCAAGACAAAGTCAACAATCGAAGAGTAGccaaaataattcaatatcatcagcatcgaaaaagaaaaatcgaattAACAATAGTGGTTGTAAATCGgttaaaaatcaaacacaaaccactacgaataataatcgaatgaaGAGTAAAAAAACTAATCGATCATCGAACGGTAATAATTCtcgtacatcatcatcaacaacaacgatgaatgGTAAagattcatcaaataaaatatg includes:
- the LOC124491034 gene encoding uncharacterized protein LOC124491034, giving the protein MDNNSGGQPMANGGKSIKLTNGSNNDGNRHQSMNGSSVGGGNQNPLIMTIRGDDRPIDLIDDNSDDLFNDSYMDIDTDPGNGGNIGGGLYSPMMMSHMNCSQPRSLLASHWDDGILMGPDSGCIGGGGGNIPTSQRQQLMAKLIHQDFFNKFDDLLDNDDLQ